The Streptomyces sp. NBC_00569 genomic sequence GTCCGGCGTCGCCCTGGCGGGCGGTGACCCCATCGGTGACCACGAGGCCTGGCCCGGTGCCATCAAGGAGTTCCTGCGGCAGTGCGCCCTGCACGCCTGGACCCCCGCCGTCATGGGGTGCAGCGAACTCGGCGGACAGGTCTGGACCCGCGAAGGCGGCCTCAAGGCCCTGGAGCTGGGCGACGAGGCCATCGTCGACTGCCAGGCCTTCAGCCTCTCGGGGCGCACCATGCGCAACGTCCGGCAGATGGTCAACCGCATCGAACGCGCCGGCTACACCTGCCGCATGCGGCGCGTACGCGATCTGCCCGACGAGGAGAAGAAGCGGCTGCGCGAGGCCGCCGCCGCGTGGCGGGGCAGCGCCACCGAACGCGGGTTCTCCATGGCGCTCGGCCGGTTCGGCGACCCCGGCGACGGGGACTGCGTCGTCGTCACCGCCCACCAGGACGACGAGGCGGGCAACGACCGTGTGCGCGCCCTGCTCCACTTCGTGCCCTGGGGCGAGGACGGTCTCTCCCTCGACCTGATGCGCCGCGACCGCACGGCCGAGCCGGGCCTGAACGAACTCCTCATCGTGGCCGCTCTGCGCGGCGCCCCCGCGCTCGGAGTGCGCCGTATGTCGCTCAACTTCGCGGTGTTCCGGGCCGCTCTCGCGCGCGGCGAGCGCCTCGGCGCGGGCCCGGTGCTGCGGGTGTGGCGGGGGCTGCTCGTGTTTCTGTCGCGCTGGTTCCAGATCGAGTCCCTGTACCGCTTCAACGCGAAGTTCCGGCCCGAGTGGGAGCCGCGCTTCGTCGTCTACCCCACGGTGCGCGACCTGCCGAGGATCAGCTGGGCCTGTCTCCAGGCCGAGGCGTTCGTCGTCCTGCCGCACCCGGCGGAGCGGTTGAGGCAGTTGCTGCGGAACCGGCCCGCCGCCCGTGAGGACACGCCGCAGCCGGTGAAGGTCACCACCCCGTGACCAGCAGGTGGTTGACCAGCAGGGTGAGCACCGCCTGCGCGGTCAGCCACCCGCGGCGCCACCGCGCGGGCAGCAGGGCGGTGGCCGCGACGAGCCAGACGGCGAACGGGAGCCAGATACGTTCCGTCTCCGCCTTGCTCATGCCCGACAGATCGGCGGCCAGGAGGGCGAGCGCCGCGCCGAGGACGACCAGCGCGAGCCGCCCCTCCGGCTCCGCACGCGCGCGCAGGACACGCCCCGGAACCCGGCTCAGCCCCGCCGCCGTGGCAAGCCCGACGATCAGCACGGTGCACGCGAGGTTGGCCCACACCCAGTAGCCGTACGGCCGGGTCCCGCCCGCGCCCTGGTAGTAGCGCTCCGTCAGCAGGTGATAGGCCTCCCACCAGTTGAACCCGACGAGGGTGAACGCGACGGGCACCACGGCCGCCCCCACCACGAACAGCGGCAGCGGCCGGAGTGTCCGCGCCACGAGCAGCGCGGCCGCCGCGACGAGGACCATCAGCGTCAGCCCGTACGACAGATAGCAGGTGAGCCCGAACAGCAGTCCGCCGCCGAGGGCCGCCCAGCGGCTGCCGTGGGTGGCCGCCACCGCGAGCAGCGCCACCGACCAGGCGGCGACCGCCGCGAAGTAGCCGTCCGCCGACGTGCCCACCCAGACCGCGGACGGCGCGAGCACCAGGAAGGGCGCCGCGCGGCGGGCCGTCCGCTCGCCGGCGAGCACGCGCACCGTGACGAGGACGGCGACAGCCGCCGTGCACCCCACCGTGATGCACCACACCCCGGCCCACGCGCCCCCGCCGAGCCCGATCCGGTCCAGGCCCACGAAGGTCAGCGTCGCCGCCGGCGGATGCCCCGCGACATGGGGCGGCCAGTGGTCGGGGGAGTGCAGCAGGATGTGCCGCGTGAAGTCCCGCAGCGTCGCGCCGACGTCGTCGAACCGGTCGATGACCCGCAGATACTCGTACGACGTGGTGAGGCGTCCGGCGATGCCCCGCTGCCAGCCGTCGACGAGCGCGAGCGAGAAGGTCCACGCCGCCGACGCGGCCCACACGGCGGGCAGCAGCCGCCGCCACCGAAGCCGGTCCGCCACCCCGGGCCCGTACGTGATGACCAGTACGGCGACGGCGATCGCCGCCGGGGTCCCCGGGCCCACGTGGGGATCCCAATGGGCGTACAGGGGTGCCCAGTCGACGTACAGGTTGCCGTAGTGGTCCTCGATGTACCGGCCCACGAGCGCGGCCGTCGCGACCAGGGCGGCGGCGGCTGCGGCGGCGAGCAGGTCACGGCGCGTCCCGGTGGAGGGTGGCGCGGTGCGGGGGGCGTCGGGGGGAGCTTCGAGCTTCACACCCGGAACGCTAGGCGCCCGCACCGCCCATATGGTGCACCGCGAGGTCGCGTCACCGAACCGTCAGATCTTCCTGCGCCGATCCGCGGGCTGTGCGCAATACGGTCGGAACAGGTCGGCGGGCCCCCGCCGCGCACAGCCTGAAGGAACCACATGGGCGTCCTCCCCCGCACTCTCCCCGATCCGTGGCGCAGCCCCCTGCGTGGCCCGCGCTTCACCGCGGTCCTCGGCCTCGTCCTGCTCGTCGGCATGACCCTGCTCTTCGTGACCGGCCTCCTGTCGTACGCCGCCTACAACCCGAACCTCGCGGCGGTCAACGACAAGACGCCCGGCAAGGGCCTGCTCGGCTTCTATCTGTTCTCCTGGCCGACGGACCCGCACTGGCTGTACCGTCTCACCCAGGGACTGCACGTCACCGTGGGCGTCGTGCTCGTGCCCGTGCTCCTCGCCAAGCTGTGGTCGGTCGTGCCCAAACTGTTCGAGCTGCCCCCCGCGCGCTCCGTCGGCCACGCCCTGGAACGGCTGTCGCTGCTCCTGCTCGTGGGCGGCGCGCTCTTCGAGTTCGTGACCGGCATCCTCAACGTGCAGCTCGACTACCTGTTCCCCGGCTCCTTCTATCCGCTGCACTTCTACGGCGCCTGGGTGTTCATCAGCGCGTTCGTCGTCCACGCGGTGCTGCGCGTGCCGCAGGCGCTGCGCGTGCTGCGCGAGCGGAAGGCGGGCCTGCCCGAGACGGGTGACCTGGTGCCGGCGAAACCGGCCGAGCCCACGGTCTCGCGGCGCGGGGCGTTCGCCATGGTCGGCGCGGGCTCGCTCCTGCTGCTCGTCACGACGGCCGGCCAGAGCATCGACGGGGGATGGCGCCGCACCGCTCTGTTCGCGCCGCACGGCGGCGCCGACCCGGGCACCGGCCCCGGCCGCTTCCAGATCAACAAGACCGCCGCCGTGGCCGGCATCCGCACCGCCGACACGGGCGAGCCGTGGCGGCTCGTCGTCACCGGACCGAAAGGCACCGTCCACCGGCTCACCCGCGACGACCTTCTGCGACTACCGCAGCACACCAGCGCGTTGCCCATCGCCTGCGTCGAAGGCTGGTCCACGGACGACCAGCACTGGAGCGGCGTACGGCTGCGCGACCTCGCCG encodes the following:
- a CDS encoding phosphatidylglycerol lysyltransferase domain-containing protein → MKQRPAAVAGHTCLIIGILDIASAISPHMQETRIERIAPYVPGLAEEVARAAALAAGLLLVMLARGLRRRKRRAWEAAVGLLAVSALVQGVRHHALIPATVSVVLCVALVAYRDEFYALADPRGRTRALWNLVVLGGSSIGLGLLVVGVRANQEAGHAITFADRVREVAYGLLGASGPIAYRSDRAGDVVYFSLLALGVVTAATSVYLALRPVSLRPADSDERLRALLADEGRRDSLGYFSLRGDKSVLFSPSGKAAVAYRVVSGVALAGGDPIGDHEAWPGAIKEFLRQCALHAWTPAVMGCSELGGQVWTREGGLKALELGDEAIVDCQAFSLSGRTMRNVRQMVNRIERAGYTCRMRRVRDLPDEEKKRLREAAAAWRGSATERGFSMALGRFGDPGDGDCVVVTAHQDDEAGNDRVRALLHFVPWGEDGLSLDLMRRDRTAEPGLNELLIVAALRGAPALGVRRMSLNFAVFRAALARGERLGAGPVLRVWRGLLVFLSRWFQIESLYRFNAKFRPEWEPRFVVYPTVRDLPRISWACLQAEAFVVLPHPAERLRQLLRNRPAAREDTPQPVKVTTP
- a CDS encoding molybdopterin-dependent oxidoreductase — protein: MGVLPRTLPDPWRSPLRGPRFTAVLGLVLLVGMTLLFVTGLLSYAAYNPNLAAVNDKTPGKGLLGFYLFSWPTDPHWLYRLTQGLHVTVGVVLVPVLLAKLWSVVPKLFELPPARSVGHALERLSLLLLVGGALFEFVTGILNVQLDYLFPGSFYPLHFYGAWVFISAFVVHAVLRVPQALRVLRERKAGLPETGDLVPAKPAEPTVSRRGAFAMVGAGSLLLLVTTAGQSIDGGWRRTALFAPHGGADPGTGPGRFQINKTAAVAGIRTADTGEPWRLVVTGPKGTVHRLTRDDLLRLPQHTSALPIACVEGWSTDDQHWSGVRLRDLAALAGTDGDTDVFVESLQQHGAFRKAALRHNQVHDPRSLLALRVNGADLTLDHGYPARVIVPAAPGVLNTKWVARMTFGAL